The proteins below are encoded in one region of Flavobacterium nackdongense:
- a CDS encoding TolC family protein, translated as MNKFFLLFTLLVTALHSQTKTEPQLPANLKEMSYNEYLGFVKKYHPLVKNANLEISKAQANLMMARGGFDPKLELDYNKKQFQGTEYYSIMNSSFKIPTWYGIEVKAGFEDNEGYYLNPQNKTPYNGVAALGISVPIGQGLLINQRMADLQKAKIQVKLSQAEQKLMAVAILYDASVAYFSWKKNYEEYLLYQTYSTNAQVRYNGVESLIKQGDKPAIDSVEAGIVVKNRLLSLEDSKLKLAKAKLELSNFLWLENNIPLELAEAIIPEKKLGQTIQETLNVSDLVNQDFSLLNHPKIEALQSKIDMLTVEKRMKANMLLPKIDVGYSYLAQPDPTIPNNNENYKLGIDFYFPLFLRKERGSLKIAQFKIQESEFNRDLEKLQLTNKISAQKTEIESLTKQQKLVNNLVDDYDKMLKSEERLFNIGESSLFLINTRENNLVSAQLSQIALENRFYTSNSELYKIMANPN; from the coding sequence ATGAACAAGTTTTTTTTACTATTTACTTTATTGGTAACTGCGCTGCACAGTCAAACCAAAACGGAACCGCAATTGCCAGCCAATCTCAAAGAAATGAGTTACAACGAGTATTTGGGTTTTGTGAAAAAGTACCATCCGTTGGTGAAAAATGCGAACCTAGAAATCAGTAAGGCGCAAGCCAATTTGATGATGGCGCGTGGAGGATTTGACCCTAAATTAGAATTGGATTATAACAAAAAACAATTTCAAGGAACGGAATATTATTCGATAATGAATAGCAGTTTCAAAATCCCGACTTGGTATGGAATTGAGGTCAAAGCGGGTTTCGAAGATAATGAAGGTTATTATTTGAATCCACAAAATAAGACTCCTTATAACGGTGTTGCTGCCCTAGGAATCAGTGTTCCTATTGGTCAAGGATTGCTTATCAATCAGCGAATGGCGGATTTGCAAAAAGCCAAAATTCAAGTCAAACTGAGTCAGGCCGAGCAAAAACTGATGGCTGTTGCTATTTTGTATGATGCCTCAGTGGCCTATTTTAGCTGGAAGAAAAACTACGAGGAGTATTTGTTATATCAAACCTACAGCACCAATGCCCAAGTGCGCTACAACGGTGTGGAATCTTTGATAAAACAAGGAGATAAACCCGCAATCGACAGCGTCGAAGCCGGAATTGTGGTCAAAAATAGGCTGTTGTCTCTCGAAGATTCGAAATTGAAATTAGCCAAAGCCAAACTGGAATTGTCGAATTTTCTCTGGTTAGAAAACAACATTCCGTTAGAATTAGCCGAAGCCATTATTCCGGAGAAAAAATTGGGTCAAACCATTCAGGAAACATTAAATGTTAGTGATTTGGTCAATCAAGATTTTTCGTTATTGAACCATCCAAAAATCGAAGCCTTGCAAAGTAAAATCGATATGTTGACCGTCGAGAAAAGGATGAAGGCCAATATGCTTTTGCCAAAGATTGACGTGGGTTATTCGTATTTGGCTCAGCCAGACCCTACCATTCCTAATAATAATGAGAATTATAAACTGGGAATTGATTTTTACTTTCCCTTATTTCTTCGAAAAGAGCGCGGAAGTTTGAAAATTGCCCAGTTCAAAATACAAGAATCTGAGTTCAATCGTGATCTCGAAAAATTGCAACTGACCAATAAAATTAGTGCTCAAAAAACAGAAATTGAGTCCTTGACCAAGCAGCAAAAATTAGTCAATAATTTGGTCGATGATTATGATAAAATGCTAAAATCCGAGGAGCGTTTGTTCAATATTGGCGAGAGTTCTTTATTTCTTATTAATACCCGAGAAAATAATTTGGTTAGCGCTCAGCTTTCTCAAATTGCTCTTGAAAACAGGTTTTATACGTCCAATTCGGAACTGTATAAAATTATGGCGAATCCGAATTAA
- a CDS encoding HlyD family secretion protein: MLNLSDKNSIQNSTLEKYSTVKNLSNRPHYKILNRIILIVSILGIIAFFLPWTQNISGSGAVTTLKPNQRPQSIQSVISGRIEKWYVQEGDYVKVGDTILFISEIKEDYMDPNLVKNTKNQVDAKRQSLESYGSKVATLAVQMQSIEREKVLKLKQADNKIQQAALKIKSDSMDLVAVRTQLKIANTQFNRSVQLNKEGLKALSDVEEKRLKLQEVEAKIITQENKFYTSKNEFINAEVEINRINAEYAEKVSKAQSDQYTALSNQYDTEAQVNKLENQYANYSIRNGMYYIKASQSGYINRTLQSGIGENIKEGTPIATIMPSKYDIAVESFVDPVDLPLIKRGEKVRVWFDGWPTIIFSGWPDMSYGTFGGEVVAIETFISDNGKFRILIAPDKTEAPWPKQLSIGSGAQTLALLNTVPVWFELWRTLNGFPPNYYQGKEKPTKEKK; this comes from the coding sequence ATGCTAAATTTATCCGACAAAAACTCCATTCAGAATAGTACTTTAGAAAAATATTCTACAGTAAAGAATTTGAGCAACAGGCCTCATTATAAGATCTTAAACCGAATCATACTCATAGTTTCGATTTTAGGTATCATTGCGTTTTTCCTTCCTTGGACTCAGAATATTTCGGGCTCCGGAGCGGTGACCACTTTAAAACCCAATCAAAGACCACAATCCATTCAGTCGGTTATTTCGGGGCGAATAGAAAAATGGTATGTTCAGGAAGGCGATTATGTAAAAGTAGGCGATACCATTCTTTTTATATCTGAAATCAAAGAGGATTATATGGATCCCAATTTGGTGAAAAACACCAAAAATCAGGTCGATGCCAAAAGACAATCTTTGGAATCCTACGGTTCAAAAGTAGCTACATTGGCAGTTCAAATGCAATCTATCGAACGCGAAAAAGTGTTGAAACTAAAGCAAGCGGATAACAAAATCCAACAAGCCGCCTTGAAAATAAAAAGTGATAGTATGGATCTTGTGGCAGTGCGAACCCAATTGAAAATTGCCAATACGCAATTCAATCGTTCTGTGCAATTGAACAAAGAAGGGTTGAAAGCCCTGTCCGACGTCGAAGAAAAGCGTCTGAAACTCCAAGAAGTGGAAGCTAAAATCATCACACAAGAGAATAAATTTTACACCAGTAAAAATGAATTCATCAATGCCGAAGTAGAAATAAACAGAATCAATGCTGAGTATGCCGAGAAAGTTTCTAAAGCGCAAAGCGACCAATATACAGCCTTGAGCAATCAATACGATACAGAAGCGCAAGTGAACAAACTGGAAAATCAATATGCTAATTATAGCATTCGAAACGGAATGTACTACATCAAAGCGTCGCAAAGCGGCTACATTAATAGAACATTGCAATCAGGAATTGGCGAGAATATCAAAGAAGGGACGCCAATAGCCACTATAATGCCATCAAAATATGATATCGCGGTAGAGTCTTTTGTAGATCCTGTAGATTTGCCCTTAATCAAAAGAGGTGAAAAAGTACGGGTATGGTTCGACGGTTGGCCAACAATTATATTCTCGGGTTGGCCTGATATGTCCTACGGTACGTTTGGGGGAGAAGTCGTAGCGATCGAAACCTTTATCAGTGACAACGGCAAATTCAGAATCCTGATAGCCCCCGACAAAACCGAAGCCCCTTGGCCCAAACAGTTAAGCATTGGTTCCGGTGCACAAACTTTAGCTTTGCTCAATACCGTACCAGTTTGGTTTGAATTATGGCGAACCCTCAACGGATTTCCTCCTAACTATTATCAAGGCAAAGAAAAACCAACTAAAGAAAAGAAATAA